A stretch of Gossypium hirsutum isolate 1008001.06 chromosome A06, Gossypium_hirsutum_v2.1, whole genome shotgun sequence DNA encodes these proteins:
- the LOC107962069 gene encoding ras-related protein RABA5a-like (The RefSeq protein has 3 substitutions, 1 frameshift compared to this genomic sequence), protein MAFVSEEEKTEDYLFKIVLDGDSAVGKSNLLARFARNEFYPDSKSTIGVELQTQKLDINGKEVKAQIWDTAGQERFRAVTSAYYRGAVGALLVYDISRRQTFDSIGRWLNELQTHSDMNVVTILVGNKSDLRDAREVSTAEGKALAEAQGLFFMETSALDSSNVAAAFQTVVKEIYNILSRKVMMSHELKKQDAPLDGKTVVLQGDENQERATESPKSGGCCSS, encoded by the exons ATGGCTTTTGTTTCAGAGGAAGAAAAAACTGAGGATTACCTTTTCAAGATTGTACTAGTTGGTGATTCAGCTGTTGGGAAATCGAATTTACTTGCAAGATTTGCTAGGAATGAATTCTACCCAAATTCCAAGTCAACCATAGGAGTGGAGTTTCAAACTCAGAAATTGGATATAAATGGGAAGGAAGTTAAGGCACAGATCTGGGATACGGCTGGTCAGGAGCGCTTCAGGGCCGTTACATCTGCATATTACCGAGGTGCAGTTGGAGCTCTTCTTGTGTATGACATCAGCAGACGACAGACTTTCGATAGCATTGGTAGATGGTTAAATGAACTTCAAA CTCACTCAGACATGAACGTAGTCACCATTTTAGTAGGCAACAAGTCGGACCTCCGGGATGCCAGGGAAGTATCCACAGCCGAAGGGAAGGCCTTAGCAGAGGCACAGGGTTTATT CATGGAGACTTCTGCACTTGATTCCTCCAATGTAGCGGCTGCATTTCAGACTGTCGTTAAAGAGATCTACAACATATTGAGCCGGAAAGTTATGATGTCTCATGAGCTCAAGAAGCAGGACGCACCATTGGATGGGAAGACCGTGGTTTTACAAGGGGATGAGAACCAAGAACGTGCTACTGAGTCACCCAAATCGGGTGGTTGCTGTTCATCCTGA
- the LOC107962068 gene encoding ACT domain-containing protein ACR11 isoform X1, which translates to MAVAMASAANCGVYFSSNTNKLNFPVFDFKNHSWSAAFVTTPPNILEKRSVRLSFSMMGIIPRATSAATAVESDGSFQDTDTVPTPKVIIDQDSNPDATVVEITFGDRLGALLDTMNALKNLGLNVSKANVYLDSSGKHNKFAITKASTGRKVEDPELLEAIRLTIINNLLEYHPESSSQLAMGATFGVEPPKEKVDVDIATHIRVDDDGPDRSLLHVETADRPGLLVDLVKIITDINITVESGEFDTEGLLAKAKFHVSYKGKAIIRPLQQVLANSLRYFLRRPTTEEASF; encoded by the exons atGGCTGTGGCTATGGCTTCTGCTGCTAATTGTGGTGTATACTTTTCAAGCAACACTAACAAGCTTAATTTTCCTGTTTTTGATTTCAAAAACCATTCTTGGTCTGCTGCCTTTGTCACCACACCACCCAACATTCTTGAGAAAAGAAG TGTTAGATTGTCATTTTCAATGATGGGGATCATTCCACGAGCAACATCAGCAGCCACAGCTGTGGAG AGTGATGGAAGTTTCCAGGACACTGATACAGTTCCAACCCCCAAAGTTATAATTGACCAAGACTCTAATCCAGATGCCACTGTAGTGGAAATAACCTTTGGCGATCGGCTTGGAGCTCTTTTGGATACT ATGAATGCACTGAAAAATCTGGGGTTGAATGTTTCTAAAGCAAATGTCTATCTGGATTCATCTGGGAAGCATAACAAGTTTGCCATCACTAAGGC TAGTACTGGAAGGAAAGTTGAGGACCCAGAACTGCTTGAGGCAATACGTTTGACGATTATTAACAACTTACTTGAATATCATCCA GAATCAAGTTCCCAGTTAGCTATGGGTGCAACCTTCGGCGTTGAGCCACCAAAAGAAAAG GTTGATGTGGACATTGCAACCCACATAAGAGTCGATGATGATGGTCCTGATCGTAG CTTGCTCCATGTGGAGACTGCTGACCGTCCAGGGTTGCTGGTGGATCTTGTAAAAATTATTACTGACATCAACATCACCGTTGAGTCTGGAGAGTTCGACACTGAG GGGTTGTTGGCAAAGGCAAAGTTTCACGTCAGCTACAAGGGTAAAGCTATCATCAGGCCTCTGCAGCAG GTTCTTGCTAATAGTTTACGATATTTCTTGAGGCGTCCTACTACGGAGGAGGCGAGTTTTTGA
- the LOC107962068 gene encoding ACT domain-containing protein ACR11 isoform X2 → MAVAMASAANCGVYFSSNTNKLNFPVFDFKNHSWSAAFVTTPPNILEKRSVRLSFSMMGIIPRATSAATAVESDGSFQDTDTVPTPKVIIDQDSNPDATVVEITFGDRLGALLDTMNALKNLGLNVSKANVYLDSSGKHNKFAITKATGRKVEDPELLEAIRLTIINNLLEYHPESSSQLAMGATFGVEPPKEKVDVDIATHIRVDDDGPDRSLLHVETADRPGLLVDLVKIITDINITVESGEFDTEGLLAKAKFHVSYKGKAIIRPLQQVLANSLRYFLRRPTTEEASF, encoded by the exons atGGCTGTGGCTATGGCTTCTGCTGCTAATTGTGGTGTATACTTTTCAAGCAACACTAACAAGCTTAATTTTCCTGTTTTTGATTTCAAAAACCATTCTTGGTCTGCTGCCTTTGTCACCACACCACCCAACATTCTTGAGAAAAGAAG TGTTAGATTGTCATTTTCAATGATGGGGATCATTCCACGAGCAACATCAGCAGCCACAGCTGTGGAG AGTGATGGAAGTTTCCAGGACACTGATACAGTTCCAACCCCCAAAGTTATAATTGACCAAGACTCTAATCCAGATGCCACTGTAGTGGAAATAACCTTTGGCGATCGGCTTGGAGCTCTTTTGGATACT ATGAATGCACTGAAAAATCTGGGGTTGAATGTTTCTAAAGCAAATGTCTATCTGGATTCATCTGGGAAGCATAACAAGTTTGCCATCACTAAGGC TACTGGAAGGAAAGTTGAGGACCCAGAACTGCTTGAGGCAATACGTTTGACGATTATTAACAACTTACTTGAATATCATCCA GAATCAAGTTCCCAGTTAGCTATGGGTGCAACCTTCGGCGTTGAGCCACCAAAAGAAAAG GTTGATGTGGACATTGCAACCCACATAAGAGTCGATGATGATGGTCCTGATCGTAG CTTGCTCCATGTGGAGACTGCTGACCGTCCAGGGTTGCTGGTGGATCTTGTAAAAATTATTACTGACATCAACATCACCGTTGAGTCTGGAGAGTTCGACACTGAG GGGTTGTTGGCAAAGGCAAAGTTTCACGTCAGCTACAAGGGTAAAGCTATCATCAGGCCTCTGCAGCAG GTTCTTGCTAATAGTTTACGATATTTCTTGAGGCGTCCTACTACGGAGGAGGCGAGTTTTTGA